The following proteins are co-located in the Salvelinus namaycush isolate Seneca chromosome 31, SaNama_1.0, whole genome shotgun sequence genome:
- the LOC120026511 gene encoding cyclin-G2-like, translating to METVKLMRELIANFEQESYYLPKETGLRLIESTGENDSRGISAKCRDTKVEDLWSLTSFFGYSTQTFVLAVNLLDRFLAMMKVQPKHLACIGISCLHIAAKAVEEECNVSSTNELIRISQCKFTVSDLTRMEKIISEKLNFQLKTITALTFLHLYHGITSAHTSDLKEALNLDTLEVQLKACLCRIAFSKAKPSVLALSLFTQEIEAMQSVDMLEIAHHVQRHLKITDVELLHWKGLVAKCMSDYSSPECSKPNNKKLVWIVSRRTAQNLHTSSYSVPELPTIPENCWDQSESEDSCEEMSSGEESLSSSLGSDAEGPYFPLNFLCQRPHNKYHHTS from the exons ATGGAAACTGTGAAACTTATGAGGGAGCTGATAGCCAATTTTGAACAGGAGAGTTATTATCTTCCGAAGGAAACAGGACTCCGCTTAATCGAATCGACTGGAGAG AATGACAGCAGGGGTATATCAGCTAAATGTCGGGACACCAAAGTGGAGGACCTCTGGAGCCTGACTAGTTTCTTTGGGTACAGTACACAGACTTTCGTTCTGGCAGTCAACCTGTTGGATCGATTCCTGGCCATGATGAAG GTCCAACCCAAACATCTAGCCTGCATCGGCATCAGCTGCCTCCACATCGCAGCCAAAGCAGTCGAAGAGGAGTGTAACGTGTCTTCCACCAATGAACTTATTCGTATCAGCCAGTGCAAGTTTACGGTCTCGGACCTCACTCGCATGGAGAAGATCATTTCAGAGAAACTCAACTTCCAACTCAAAACCATCACAGCCTTAACGTTTTTGCACCTATACCACGGAATCACAAGCGCCCATACCTCAGACCT GAAGGAGGCCCTGAACCTCGACACACTAGAGGTCCAGCTCAAAGCCTGTCTCTGCCGGATCGCGTTCTCCAAAGCTAAA CCGTCAGTCTTGGCCCTGTCACTCTTCACTCAGGAGATTGAAGCCATGCAGTCTGTTGATATGTTAGAAATAGCACATCATGTTCAGAGACATCTCAAG ATCACTGACGTTGAGCTGCTACACTGGAAGGGACTAGTGGCCAAGTGTATGTCCGACTACTCTTCCCCTGAATGTAGCAAACCCAACAATAAGAAGCTTGTCTGGATCGTGTCGAGAAGGACAGCTCAGAACCTTCACACCAGCTCCTACAGCGTCCCTGAACTGCCAACCATTCCTGAGAACTGCTGGGATCAGAGTGAAAG TGAAGACTCATGTGAAGAAATGAGTTCGGGGGAGGAGAGCCTGAGCAGTTCCCTGGGCTCTGACGCGGAGGGGCCTTACTTCCCTCTAAACTTCCTCTGCCAAAGACCCCACAACAAATACCACCATACCTCCTAG